The sequence GCCCCGCACGCCGAGGCCCGTCGTGACGGTCGCGGTGACTCCGCCGTCGTGGCCGGTCGTGTACGCGGCGACGTCGGCGGCGGTCATCAGCCCGGCGCCCGGGCCGGTGAGCCCCTCGGCGGCGGCGATCTCGGCGAGGTGGCGGTCCGGGTCGAGGCGCGGGTACCCGCCGGGGACCTGGGCGTTGAGGATCCAGGCGCGGGGGCCGATGCCGCCGCCGAGCACCGCGCTGCTGCACACCTGCACGCCGGGGCCCAGCCGCCACACGAGGTGGTGGAGGTGGTGGCCGTCCTCGTGCCGGTCGCGGAGTTCGCCGCGCCGGGCGGGCAGGTGGACGCGTACGGAATCGATGGCGCACCCCTGGTGGCTCGGCGGGACCGGCGGTGGCCCGTCCTCCCGGGGCTGCCGTGCTCCGGCGATCATATGCGGCCCCCACCCCCGCTCACCCGATTGGCCTAACTGGTCCGGGGGCCGCCGAGAGCGCTCGTACGGGGCCAGCAGGGACCGTCGGGCCTCCAGGGCCCCGTCGGACGGGTGGCCGGGCGGTTGCAGCGTCCAACCGGGTGGGGCGCGATGGAAGCCGGACGTGCCTACATCTGGTGGAGCCACCCACAGGGCGCGCCCAGCGAGGAGGGTTCGGTTATGGGAGCCGCTGACGGTTTCACGGATTCCGGAGAGCTCGACGGTCTGACCGTGTACGACAACGAAGGCGAGAAGGTCGGCAGCGTGGGCCGGGTGTACGTCGACGACGACACCGGCAAGCCCGACTGGGTCACGGTCAAGACCGGCCTGTTCGGCATGAAGGAGAGCTTCGTACCGCTCGCCGGAGCCCGTCGAGTGGGCTCCGACCTGCATGTCTCGCACTCCAAGGACACGGTCAAGGAAGCGCCTCGCGTGGACGCGGACGCGCATCTGTCCGTCGCCGAGGAGGAGGAGCTCTACCGGCACTACGGCCTGACCAGGAAGTCCGGCAACCTCGGTGACACCGGCAAGGCCGCCGGCACGGGCGGCGACGCCCGGACCGTCGCCGGGACCGGCGCCATGGGCGCGGCCGGTGCGGGTGCGGCGGGCGCGGCCCGTGGCACGGGCACGCCGCCGAACGCCCAGGCGACCGGCAGGACCACCAGCGCCGGAGCCGCGGGCACGGCCGGCACCGGCAAGCACCGCGACACCGACGCCTCCGCCACGTCCCGCCCGCTGGCG is a genomic window of Streptomyces sp. SID8374 containing:
- a CDS encoding adenosylcobinamide amidohydrolase; the encoded protein is MIAGARQPREDGPPPVPPSHQGCAIDSVRVHLPARRGELRDRHEDGHHLHHLVWRLGPGVQVCSSAVLGGGIGPRAWILNAQVPGGYPRLDPDRHLAEIAAAEGLTGPGAGLMTAADVAAYTTGHDGGVTATVTTGLGVRGWAAAPDASARRTAAPGPAVRAPHRPGTVNIVVTLPAALSDAALVNAVATATEAKVQALLDAGLDCSGTPTDAVCVAAPEPGPDGGEPFAGPRSPWGARIARAVHTAVLAGARLS
- a CDS encoding PRC and DUF2382 domain-containing protein, with the protein product MGAADGFTDSGELDGLTVYDNEGEKVGSVGRVYVDDDTGKPDWVTVKTGLFGMKESFVPLAGARRVGSDLHVSHSKDTVKEAPRVDADAHLSVAEEEELYRHYGLTRKSGNLGDTGKAAGTGGDARTVAGTGAMGAAGAGAAGAARGTGTPPNAQATGRTTSAGAAGTAGTGKHRDTDASATSRPLAGAGAGTRAADMSGKEEMIRSEEQLHVGTEEYESGRARLHKYVVTEEVTRSVPVSHEEVRVVREPLRPGEKVTGTTDFGEQDVEVTLHAERATVRKEAVPVERVRLETNKVTEQKEVSAEVRKEKIDYGDGKDMDTGKDTGGEFGQGRRR